A section of the Schistosoma haematobium chromosome ZW, whole genome shotgun sequence genome encodes:
- a CDS encoding hypothetical protein (EggNog:ENOG4101P1P~SECRETED:SignalP(1-22)), giving the protein MNHILHSFNCVFILLTIKFCQTSKHFSERLISNSSDIHDESISNYVLDTKDPNYNSLLIHQCPIKCFIEHDSQDMVNCISNEDKKSPKLKMISCERNTEAGVLVLGHKESVRGIVPGALSHLLQTSSPTSTLLSRSGQLEFHLNLNMLRLDARCFQGLGGLITDVRLLNTVYMHPDSLIDLQHLRSFEMESGQTPLYLSDDYVENGKYFQSDVEEAIGQINKPVFIRLNPLDNTVPITFNLNTKCHKCALIDDNDVSNSNDMNDRSPTKPDNLIIIVFTNKRDLPTSQYNSLKLSMIFPYTCPLIKDGIGCLRQSDLTAIDQDNSTEMNSLSNKQSLPESRSESSLLNISVIEQLKTMTSIQTESKHTLSLSIILIIWCTIITISFIVVILIVLYCIKNRFIKIPLSTKVAQITPFSLFHFCGQQNSSIDGDEVNGNDDDNYDGDMEEISSNSVSSGFFAQQPKTYVTSEKKELLPYTSDNMTNFIISSKNTRNSTNGTRSSWSSLQITNNPSINARTIQCRCSVISLKDSKPTNSNTYGALCNILQSNKHNNQQHSDKRNNHYPYKKTYLSKRRSIGSQTDFTDIESDNAEAYCTLDRYIMQKHKRYPYTANNNNNDNILSKRTASNHILPYFRNNNLNQMDGIVITKSSIYSNNLFSHSNITMNNNTSANNDNTDSNVSRTFQNYNDTSVAKRSINNGTDVFILMIDNKSKSVRNLPRTNPIRQLSNPVNKQGEYMKGDWKHHEVSNGSVI; this is encoded by the coding sequence ATGAATCATATCCTGCATAGTTTTAATTGCGTCTTTATATTATTGACCATAAAATTTTGTCAAACAAGCAAACACTTCTCAGAACGTTTAATATCAAACAGTTCAGATATTCATGATGAATCCATCAGCAATTATGTGTTGGATACAAAAGATCCAAATTATAATTCTCTTCTCATTCATCAGTGTCCCATAAAATGCTTTATAGAACACGATTCTCAGGATATGGTAAATTGTATTTCAAACGAAGATAAAAAGTCACCAAAATTAAAGATGATATCTTGTGAACGAAATACAGAAGCTGGTGTACTTGTTCTAGGTCATAAAGAATCTGTTCGAGGAATTGTACCCGGTGCATTGAGTCATTTATTGCAAACATCATCACCGACGAGTACGCTGCTATCACGCAGTGGTCAACtagaatttcatttaaatttgaaTATGCTTCGATTAGATGCGAGATGCTTTCAAGGTTTGGGTGGATTGATTACTGATGTACGTTTGTTGAATACGGTATATATGCATCCAGATAGTTTAATCGACTTACAGCATTTAAGATCATTTGAAATGGAGAGCGGCCAAACGCCATTATATTTGTCAGACGATTATGTGGAGAATGGAAAATACTTTCAATCGGATGTAGAAGAAGCAATAGGACAAATTAATAAACCTGTATTTATTCGTCTAAACCCGCTAGACAATACAGTACCGATTACTTttaatttaaacacaaaatgtCATAAATGTGCACTAATTGATGACAATGATGTGAGTAACAGTAATGATATGAATGACAGATCTCCAACAAAACCggataatttaattattatagtatttacaaacaaacGTGATCTGCCAACATCACAATACAATTCACTTAAGTTAAGTATGATATTTCCATATACCTGTCCATTAATCAAAGATGGGATCGGTTGTTTAAGACAATCTGATctaactgcaattgatcaagaCAACTCAACTGAAATGAACTCActttcaaataaacaatcattACCAGAATCACGATCAGAATCctcattattaaatatttcagttattGAACAATTGAAAACAATGACATCTATACAAACggaaagcaaacatacactATCTCTttcaattatattaataatatggTGCACAATCATCACAATTAGTTTTATTGTAGTTATATTAATTGTACTATATTGTATAAAAAATCGTTTCATTAAAATTCCATTATCAACAAAAGTTGCGCAGATAACACCATTTAGCTTGTTCCATTTTTGTGGTCAACAGAATTCGTCGATTGACGGTGATGAAGTGAATGGTAATGACGACGATAATTATGACGGTGATATGGAAGAAATCAGTTCTAATTCAGTTTCTAGCGGATTTTTTGCCCAACAACCTAAAACATATGTAACCAGTGAAAAAAAGGAATTACTCCCATACACGAGTGACAATATGACAAattttattatcagtagtaaaaATACTCGAAATAGTACGAATGGTACGCGTAGTTCGTGGAGCAGTTTGCAAATAACTAACAACCCTTCTATAAATGCCAGGACTATACAATGTCGTTGTAGTGTTATAAGTCTTAAAGATTCAAAACCAACCAATTCAAACACGTATGGTGCCTTATGCAACATCCTCCAGTCAAACAAACATAACAATCAACAACATTCTGATAAACGAAATAATCATTATCCCTAcaaaaaaacatatttatctAAGAGACGTAGTATTGGCAGTCAGACAGACTTTACTGATATTGAGTCAGATAATGCGGAGGCATATTGTACTTTAGATAGGTATATTATGCAAAAGCATAAGAGATATCCATatactgctaataataataataatgataacattttATCAAAACGCACAGCGAGTAATCACATTTTGCCTTATTTTCGAaacaataatttaaaccaaatgGATGGAATAGTCATTACCAAGTCaagtatttattcaaataatttatttagtcATAGCAATATtactatgaataataatactagtgcaaataatgataatactgatAGTAATGTGAGTAGGACTTTTCAAAATTATAACGATACCTCAGTTGCTAAACGGTCAATTAACAATGGCACAGATGTATTCATTCTAATGATTGATAACAAATCTAAATCTGTACGTAATCTACCTCGTACAAATCCTATTCGTCAACTTTCAAATCCAGTAAATAAACAAGGTGAATACATGAAAGGTGACTGGAAGCATCACGAAGTTTCCAATGGTTCCGTGATCTAG